One Spiribacter halobius DNA segment encodes these proteins:
- the mrcB gene encoding penicillin-binding protein 1B, with amino-acid sequence MARRRAANGKRKPRRRQGRWHLRRWLLGVVVLGVLVSAAHVAWLDHRVSTEFEGKRWAVPARVYARPLELHVGRPLDAQTLLAELRAAGYRPVERLQGPGQYTRSGQRFGIHTRAFRFWDGREPAQRLELQLADGHVATLHDPRSGAGVDLARLDPAPIGGLYPAHREDRILVQLEEVPRPLVEALLAVEDRGFPDHFGISPTGIARALVANLQAGRIVQGGSTLTQQLVKNFFLNADRTLWRKANEAVMAVLLELRYSKAEILEAYLNEVYLGQAPSRAIHGFGLASRFYFGEPLERLDVAEQALLVGMVKGPSHYNPRRHPERARARRDLVLDRMVAVGYLSPAEARAARAAPLGVIEEGGGAGRDYPAFLDLVRRHLQRDYRAEDLTSEGLRIFTTLAPATQEQAEAAIIRRTAELGSDVQAAAVVVDTDDGEVRALVGGREPRFEGFNRALDASRPVGSLIKPAVYLAALERSDAYGLGTRLEDRPVTLQNESGQEWRPQNYDGEFRGDVALWEALAHSYNVPTVRLGLDVGLRATVDVMRRLGLRVPDTVYPSLLLGAVEQTPIDIARAYTTLASGGYRMPLRSVRAVTTAEGEALNRYPLSVERAFAPEPVFLVNHALRRAVTEGTARGLGRWLPADGSIAGKTGTTDDNRDSWFAGYRGDTLAVVWAGRDDGGDTGLTGSSGAMTVWGEMMAGVPVRRSPPRPPEGIEVVWIDPASGRRAAAYCEGAVQLPYVEGAAPGAAAPCVEESNVVDRAAGWFRRWLD; translated from the coding sequence ATGGCCCGACGGCGCGCCGCCAACGGCAAGCGCAAGCCCCGCCGTCGGCAGGGTCGCTGGCATCTGCGCCGCTGGTTGCTCGGCGTGGTGGTCCTCGGCGTCCTGGTATCGGCCGCGCACGTGGCATGGCTGGATCATCGCGTCAGCACGGAGTTCGAGGGCAAGCGCTGGGCGGTACCGGCGCGAGTGTACGCACGGCCGCTGGAGCTGCACGTCGGCCGGCCGCTGGATGCGCAGACCCTGCTCGCCGAGCTGCGCGCCGCCGGCTACCGGCCGGTGGAGCGCCTGCAGGGGCCCGGGCAGTACACCCGCAGCGGCCAGCGCTTCGGCATCCACACCCGGGCCTTCCGCTTCTGGGACGGGCGCGAGCCGGCGCAGCGTCTGGAGCTGCAGCTGGCCGATGGCCACGTCGCAACGCTGCATGACCCCCGCAGCGGCGCCGGCGTGGACCTGGCGCGGCTCGACCCGGCGCCCATCGGCGGGCTCTATCCCGCCCATCGGGAAGACCGCATTCTGGTGCAGCTGGAGGAGGTGCCGCGGCCGCTGGTGGAAGCCCTGCTGGCGGTGGAGGACCGGGGCTTCCCCGACCACTTCGGCATCTCGCCCACCGGCATTGCCCGGGCGCTGGTGGCCAACCTGCAGGCCGGTCGGATCGTCCAGGGCGGCAGCACGCTCACCCAGCAGCTGGTCAAGAACTTCTTCCTGAACGCCGACCGCACCCTCTGGCGCAAGGCCAACGAGGCGGTCATGGCCGTGCTGCTGGAGCTGCGCTACAGCAAGGCGGAGATCCTCGAGGCGTACCTCAACGAGGTCTACCTCGGGCAGGCGCCGAGCCGCGCGATCCATGGCTTCGGCCTCGCCAGCCGGTTCTACTTCGGCGAGCCGCTGGAGCGCCTCGACGTTGCCGAGCAGGCGCTGCTGGTCGGCATGGTCAAGGGCCCGAGCCATTACAACCCGCGGCGGCATCCCGAACGGGCCCGTGCGCGCCGTGACCTCGTGCTGGACCGAATGGTGGCGGTGGGATATCTCAGCCCGGCCGAGGCGCGCGCCGCCCGCGCCGCCCCGCTCGGGGTGATCGAGGAGGGCGGCGGCGCCGGGCGGGACTATCCCGCTTTCCTGGACCTGGTGCGGCGCCACCTGCAGCGGGACTATCGGGCCGAGGATCTGACCTCCGAGGGCCTGCGCATCTTCACCACGCTGGCGCCGGCGACCCAGGAGCAGGCGGAGGCAGCGATTATCCGGCGCACCGCGGAGCTGGGATCCGACGTGCAGGCGGCGGCGGTGGTGGTGGACACCGACGACGGCGAAGTGCGGGCGCTGGTGGGTGGGCGCGAGCCGCGTTTCGAGGGCTTCAACCGCGCGCTGGATGCCAGCCGACCCGTTGGCTCGCTGATCAAGCCCGCGGTCTATCTGGCGGCGCTGGAGCGCAGCGACGCCTATGGCCTCGGCACCCGGCTGGAGGACCGGCCGGTGACCCTGCAGAACGAGAGCGGCCAGGAGTGGCGGCCGCAGAATTACGACGGCGAGTTCCGCGGCGACGTGGCCCTGTGGGAGGCGCTGGCCCACTCCTACAACGTCCCCACCGTGCGGCTGGGGCTGGACGTCGGCCTGCGGGCCACGGTGGACGTCATGCGTCGCCTCGGGCTGCGCGTTCCCGACACCGTCTACCCCTCGCTGCTCCTGGGCGCGGTGGAGCAGACGCCCATCGACATCGCCCGCGCGTACACGACCCTCGCCAGCGGCGGCTATCGCATGCCCCTGCGGTCGGTGCGCGCGGTGACCACCGCCGAGGGCGAGGCGCTGAACCGCTATCCCCTGTCGGTGGAGCGTGCCTTTGCCCCGGAGCCGGTGTTCCTGGTCAACCACGCCCTGCGTCGGGCGGTGACAGAGGGCACGGCGCGGGGCCTCGGCCGTTGGCTGCCGGCGGATGGCAGCATCGCAGGCAAGACCGGCACCACGGACGACAACCGCGACAGCTGGTTCGCCGGCTATCGCGGCGATACCCTCGCGGTGGTCTGGGCCGGGCGCGATGACGGCGGCGACACCGGCCTCACCGGCAGCAGCGGTGCCATGACCGTCTGGGGTGAGATGATGGCGGGCGTTCCGGTGCGGCGCAGCCCGCCGCGGCCGCCCGAGGGCATCGAGGTGGTGTGGATAGACCCGGCCAGCGGCCGGCGGGCAGCGGCCTACTGCGAGGGGGCGGTGCAGCTACCCTACGTCGAGGGCGCGGCGCCCGGGGCCGCGGCCCCCTGCGTCGAGGAGAGCAACGTGGTCGACCGGGCCGCGGGGTGGTTCAGGAGATGGCTCGATTGA
- a CDS encoding response regulator yields the protein MTSADGGEDIRRDLAALVTAWEAMRDGADAAHFEAMRRHCAGVAAAAEASGHRRLAELAGVAEIMLTPLARAEEPADPLLLRTLDDYVEALRRLDPGAPPESPAMPCRRARLITGDDTAVARLRPLLRDLAWGLEVLPDATGAADPGPAELIVLDLDGSAEPDRLLSGLTTALGPASAGPQPPVVALAARGSAALRLTAARAGAAGFWLKGMSRDLLAAELDRLALAAAESARPLRVLLRDDSRTQTAYYRNVLQRAGLTVEAADSADAVFEALLQRPPDLLLLDLHMPDCDGAELTRAVRQLPGLGHLPVVFLSMETDVRRQLDALAAGGDDFLVKPVSGGQLLRTVTLRATRGRTLRQQSGRDGATGALVGEALRARIRHEQWRAERDRRPLQLALLRRCEAAAGPAGTELTALALRLNERLRRTDVLGRHSSDALVVLLPGAGEQEARALLSPLLQAEADHAGWRLGLAGQTPALDAEGLLLAAEAALA from the coding sequence ATGACATCGGCGGATGGCGGCGAGGACATCAGACGCGACCTGGCGGCCCTGGTTACGGCCTGGGAGGCGATGCGGGACGGCGCCGATGCGGCGCACTTCGAGGCAATGCGTCGCCACTGCGCCGGCGTGGCTGCCGCCGCCGAAGCGAGCGGGCACCGGCGGCTGGCGGAGCTGGCGGGGGTGGCGGAGATCATGCTGACGCCGCTGGCCCGGGCGGAGGAGCCCGCGGATCCGCTGCTGCTGCGAACCCTGGACGACTATGTCGAGGCACTGCGCCGGCTCGATCCGGGAGCGCCCCCCGAAAGCCCGGCCATGCCCTGCCGGCGGGCGCGCCTGATCACCGGGGACGACACCGCCGTCGCACGGCTGCGGCCGTTGCTGCGGGATCTCGCCTGGGGGCTGGAGGTCCTGCCGGACGCCACCGGCGCCGCGGATCCCGGACCGGCGGAGCTGATCGTGCTCGATCTGGACGGGAGCGCCGAGCCGGACAGGTTGCTATCCGGGCTAACGACGGCGCTGGGGCCCGCTTCAGCGGGGCCCCAGCCGCCAGTGGTGGCACTGGCCGCCCGCGGCTCGGCGGCGTTGCGCCTCACTGCCGCCCGCGCCGGAGCGGCCGGCTTCTGGCTCAAGGGCATGAGCCGGGATCTGCTCGCTGCCGAGCTGGACCGTCTGGCGCTTGCGGCAGCGGAGTCGGCACGGCCGTTGCGCGTGCTGCTACGGGACGACAGCCGCACCCAGACGGCCTATTACCGCAACGTTCTGCAGCGCGCCGGCCTGACCGTGGAGGCCGCGGACAGTGCCGACGCCGTCTTCGAGGCGCTGCTGCAGCGGCCGCCGGATCTGCTCCTGCTGGACCTGCACATGCCGGACTGTGACGGCGCCGAGCTCACACGGGCCGTGCGCCAGCTGCCCGGGCTGGGCCATCTGCCGGTGGTGTTCCTGTCCATGGAGACCGATGTCCGCAGGCAGCTGGACGCCCTGGCGGCGGGCGGCGACGACTTCCTGGTCAAGCCGGTGTCCGGCGGCCAGCTGTTGCGTACGGTCACCCTCCGCGCCACCCGGGGGCGGACGCTGCGGCAGCAGTCGGGGCGTGACGGTGCCACGGGGGCTCTGGTGGGGGAGGCGCTGCGGGCGCGGATTCGACATGAGCAATGGCGGGCGGAGCGCGATCGGCGACCGCTGCAGCTCGCCCTGCTGCGCCGCTGCGAGGCCGCTGCGGGTCCGGCCGGCACCGAGCTCACCGCGCTGGCCCTGCGCCTGAACGAACGGCTGCGCCGGACCGACGTGCTCGGCCGGCACAGTTCGGATGCCCTCGTGGTGCTGCTGCCCGGGGCCGGCGAGCAGGAGGCGCGGGCACTGCTGTCCCCCCTGCTGCAGGCGGAGGCCGACCACGCCGGCTGGCGCCTCGGGCTCGCCGGGCAGACCCCGGCGCTGGACGCGGAGGGGCTGCTGCTCGCCGCCGAGGCGGCGCTGGCCTAG
- a CDS encoding disulfide bond formation protein B, with product MLLSIAPHRRALNLAGFGICAALLAGAYYLEWVQGMEPCPLCIFQRLVFAALAVVFLLGACFGGGRIVAGLLAVTASGGVALALRHLWLQSLPPDQVPACGPGLDYMLGAFPFWETVSMVLSGSGECAEVDRVLGLSIPWWTLAAFVVLGVVGTLLNLARRRGA from the coding sequence ATGCTACTGTCCATCGCGCCCCACCGGCGTGCCCTGAACCTTGCCGGATTCGGGATCTGTGCCGCCCTGCTGGCAGGTGCCTACTATCTCGAGTGGGTGCAGGGCATGGAGCCCTGTCCGCTCTGCATCTTCCAGCGCCTGGTGTTCGCCGCGCTGGCCGTGGTGTTCCTGCTTGGCGCCTGCTTCGGCGGTGGCCGTATCGTGGCCGGCCTGCTGGCGGTGACGGCGTCCGGCGGCGTGGCGCTCGCCCTGCGGCATCTCTGGTTACAGTCCCTGCCGCCGGACCAGGTGCCGGCCTGCGGCCCGGGTCTGGACTACATGCTGGGCGCCTTCCCGTTCTGGGAGACGGTCTCCATGGTGCTCTCCGGCTCCGGGGAGTGCGCCGAGGTGGACCGTGTGCTCGGCCTGAGCATTCCCTGGTGGACGCTGGCGGCCTTCGTCGTCCTGGGTGTCGTCGGGACCCTGTTGAACCTGGCCCGCCGGCGGGGGGCCTGA
- a CDS encoding ATP-dependent DNA helicase — translation MTLSARVAAALAEDGELARAIPDYEPRAEQQAMAEAVAGAIEAGETLVAEAGTGTGKTFAYLVPALLAGRRVVISTGTRTLQDQLYHRDLPLVTNALERPVRRALLKGRTNYLCPYRTQVTAEAGRLESRALADRFQRLREWAGRTRSGDLAEAPDGTLDPMLLPRVTSTADNCLGQECPLYSDCFLMEARRRAQEADVVVVNHHLLMADWAVREGGYGEVLPGADVYILDEAHQLPETAAQFFGLTISSRQLQDLARDTRAEQLREAGDSPALGERAGALERAAAELRLALGPERREAWSLAATAAVIGAAESLLGALDALVAALEPQAPRGKGLEACHRRSGELAAGLRRFLGEAEEGETVRWLETRGQGFSLRLTPLSVAGTFHAHMQRHPAAWVFTSATLSVGGRFEHFTRRLGLESPRTLRVDSPFDYRRNALLYVPAGLPEPSSPGYLPQYLEQVAAVLRASRGRAFLLFTSHRALAIAADTLAGRVDHPLLVQGEAGQQRLLERFRAAGDAVLLGTQSFWEGVDVRGEALSCVMIDRLPFGSPGDPVTRARIEALRADHGNPFAQYQLPEAVITLRQGVGRLIRDASDRGVLVIGDGRLVQRSYGRVFRESLPPMPLTRRLEDVEAFFAA, via the coding sequence ATGACGCTGTCCGCCCGCGTCGCCGCGGCCCTCGCCGAGGATGGCGAGCTTGCCCGCGCCATCCCCGACTACGAGCCGCGGGCGGAGCAGCAGGCGATGGCCGAGGCCGTGGCGGGGGCCATCGAGGCCGGGGAGACGCTGGTGGCCGAGGCCGGAACCGGCACCGGCAAGACCTTCGCCTATCTGGTGCCGGCGCTGCTCGCCGGACGGCGTGTGGTCATCTCCACTGGCACCCGGACCCTGCAGGATCAGCTCTATCACCGGGATCTGCCGCTGGTCACGAATGCCCTCGAGCGGCCGGTCCGGCGCGCTCTGCTCAAGGGCCGCACGAACTATCTCTGCCCCTATCGGACCCAGGTCACCGCGGAGGCGGGGCGGCTCGAATCCCGTGCCCTGGCCGACCGCTTCCAGCGCCTGCGGGAATGGGCGGGGCGCACCCGCAGCGGCGATCTCGCCGAGGCGCCGGACGGCACCCTGGATCCGATGCTTCTGCCCCGGGTGACCTCCACCGCGGACAACTGCCTCGGCCAGGAATGCCCGCTCTACAGCGACTGCTTCCTGATGGAGGCCCGGCGCCGCGCCCAGGAGGCGGATGTGGTGGTGGTCAACCATCACCTGCTGATGGCCGACTGGGCGGTGCGCGAAGGGGGCTATGGCGAGGTGCTGCCGGGGGCGGACGTCTACATCCTGGACGAGGCTCACCAGCTTCCGGAGACCGCGGCGCAGTTCTTCGGGCTGACGATATCCAGCCGGCAGCTTCAGGACCTGGCCCGGGATACGCGGGCGGAACAGCTGCGCGAGGCCGGCGATTCACCGGCCCTCGGCGAGCGCGCCGGCGCCCTGGAGCGGGCTGCTGCGGAGCTGCGCCTGGCGCTCGGGCCGGAGCGCCGGGAGGCCTGGTCCCTGGCGGCGACGGCGGCGGTGATCGGCGCGGCCGAGTCCCTGCTCGGCGCACTGGACGCGCTGGTGGCGGCGCTCGAGCCCCAGGCGCCGCGGGGCAAGGGGCTGGAGGCCTGCCACCGGCGCAGCGGCGAGCTGGCCGCGGGGCTGCGCCGGTTCCTTGGCGAGGCGGAGGAGGGCGAAACCGTGCGCTGGCTGGAGACCCGGGGCCAGGGGTTCAGCCTGCGGCTGACGCCGCTGTCGGTGGCGGGCACGTTCCACGCCCACATGCAGCGCCACCCCGCGGCCTGGGTGTTCACCTCGGCGACACTGTCGGTGGGCGGGCGCTTCGAGCACTTCACCCGCCGCCTCGGCCTGGAGTCCCCGCGCACCCTGCGAGTGGACAGTCCCTTCGACTATCGGCGGAACGCCCTGCTGTACGTCCCGGCCGGCCTGCCTGAGCCCTCGTCCCCGGGCTACCTGCCGCAGTACCTGGAGCAGGTGGCTGCGGTGCTGCGGGCGAGCCGCGGCCGGGCGTTTCTCCTGTTTACGAGCCATCGGGCCCTCGCCATCGCCGCCGACACCCTCGCGGGGCGGGTGGACCATCCCCTGCTGGTGCAGGGCGAGGCCGGCCAGCAGCGGCTGCTGGAGCGCTTTCGCGCGGCCGGGGACGCCGTGCTGCTGGGGACGCAGTCCTTCTGGGAGGGGGTGGACGTGCGCGGCGAGGCGCTGTCCTGCGTGATGATCGACCGCCTGCCCTTCGGCTCTCCGGGAGATCCCGTGACCCGCGCCCGCATCGAGGCGCTGCGGGCGGACCACGGCAACCCGTTCGCCCAGTACCAGCTGCCGGAGGCGGTGATCACCCTGCGCCAGGGGGTTGGCCGGCTGATCCGCGACGCCAGCGACCGCGGCGTGCTGGTCATCGGCGACGGCCGCCTCGTCCAGCGCAGCTACGGCCGCGTCTTCCGCGAAAGCCTCCCGCCCATGCCCCTCACCCGCCGCCTGGAGGACGTGGAGGCCTTCTTCGCCGCGTAA
- the thpD gene encoding ectoine hydroxylase, which translates to MENTRDRYPTRTQEALRMFPRLDPVVHTDEDRRWDGPLGEAEVEAFERDGFLFFPGFFGADEVAEFREELRRLEQEPSLRDWDGMVREPGSEEVRSVFAIHRPSISERLARLARDRRLLDRVQQLLASPTYIHQSRINYKPGFKGKGFNWHSDFETWHAEDGMPFMRAISCSIVLTDNHEFNGPLMLVPGSHRWFVPTVGETPEDNYRSSLKDQQVGVPDGDSLAALIREGGIEAAKGPAGSLLMFECNTLHASNANLSPDPRSNVFFVYNSVRNRPSGPFSAPKERPDFLAERSDFTALEPAD; encoded by the coding sequence ATGGAGAACACTCGCGATCGCTATCCCACTCGCACCCAAGAAGCCCTGCGCATGTTCCCGCGCCTCGATCCGGTGGTGCATACCGACGAGGACCGGCGCTGGGATGGCCCGCTCGGCGAAGCCGAAGTGGAGGCATTCGAGCGCGACGGCTTCCTGTTCTTTCCCGGATTCTTCGGCGCCGATGAAGTGGCCGAATTCCGCGAGGAGCTTCGACGCCTGGAGCAGGAGCCGTCGCTTCGCGACTGGGACGGCATGGTCCGCGAACCAGGCTCCGAGGAGGTGCGCTCGGTGTTCGCCATTCACCGCCCGTCCATCTCGGAGCGCCTCGCGAGGCTCGCGCGGGACCGCCGGCTGCTGGACCGCGTGCAGCAGCTGCTGGCGAGCCCGACCTACATCCACCAGTCGCGGATCAACTACAAGCCCGGCTTCAAGGGCAAGGGCTTCAACTGGCACTCGGACTTCGAGACCTGGCACGCCGAGGATGGCATGCCCTTCATGCGGGCCATCAGCTGCTCGATCGTGCTCACGGACAATCACGAGTTCAACGGCCCGCTGATGCTGGTGCCGGGCTCGCATCGGTGGTTCGTGCCCACCGTCGGCGAGACGCCGGAGGACAACTATCGCAGCTCGCTGAAGGACCAGCAGGTGGGGGTGCCGGACGGCGACAGTCTCGCGGCCCTGATCCGCGAAGGCGGCATCGAGGCCGCCAAGGGGCCCGCCGGCTCACTGCTGATGTTCGAGTGCAACACGCTACACGCGTCCAACGCGAACCTGTCGCCGGACCCGCGCAGCAACGTGTTCTTCGTCTACAACAGCGTGCGCAACAGGCCGTCGGGCCCCTTCAGCGCCCCCAAGGAGCGCCCGGACTTCCTGGCCGAGCGCAGCGACTTCACCGCGCTGGAGCCCGCGGACTGA
- a CDS encoding acyl-CoA dehydrogenase, whose protein sequence is MLALIWLLLFLALLGALAFARTRLSLNTLAIAGYLLALTLLGGQHWAWGVAFWAVFLTVAVPLNTPSLRRRLLTDRLFDWFRSVLPEISETERAALDAGTVWWDGELFSGHPDWRRLLRQPPARLTEAEQAFLDGPTETLCGQVDEWEVSHQRLDLPPAAWETIRGEGFFGLIIPAAHGGKGFSASAHSAVVMRLASRSADLGSTVMVPNSLGPAELLMRYGTDAQQRYYLPRLARGEEIPCFALTGPWAGSDAGSLPDTGVVCRGEWQGEEVLGLRLNWEKRYITLGPVATLLGLAFRAYDPDHLLGESTDLGITLALIPTDLPGVEIGRRHLPLNAAFMNGPNRGRDVFIPLTQIIGGAERIGQGWRMLMNCLAVGRSISLPAGSVATAKMCALTTGAYARIREQFRVPIGEFEGVQEALARIAGNAYVCEAARRVTAAALDAGEEPAVLSAVVKYHLTERQRECINDAMDVHGGKGICLGPSNYLGRSYQTTPISITVEGSNILTRNMMIFGQGAIRCHPFVLKEIEATGDPDPERGRASFDRLLVGHVGHSLGCALRALLLGLSGARLARGAGSADTRPYFRQLERYAAAFALLADASMLVLGGGLKRRERISARLGDMLSHLYLASATLKRYEDDGRPREDLAFVSYGIEQSLALIEQRLDEVIANFPVRPLAWLLRGLVLPLGRRRRGPDDRLAARVARLMMEPGEPRERLIDGVYRPTDAGDAIGAVERAYALAHEVAPLERRLRKAVRSGELRVAWDEDAIGAGERAGVLGADEAERLREAEAARLRVISVDDFDPQELARSAG, encoded by the coding sequence ATGCTCGCCCTGATCTGGCTGCTCCTGTTCCTGGCCCTGCTCGGGGCACTCGCCTTCGCCCGCACCCGGCTCAGCCTGAATACGCTGGCCATCGCCGGCTACCTGCTGGCGCTCACGCTGCTCGGCGGCCAGCACTGGGCCTGGGGCGTGGCGTTCTGGGCGGTGTTCCTCACCGTGGCGGTGCCGCTCAACACGCCGAGTCTGCGGCGGCGCCTGCTCACCGATCGTCTGTTCGACTGGTTCCGCAGCGTGCTGCCGGAGATCTCCGAGACGGAGCGCGCCGCCCTGGATGCCGGCACCGTCTGGTGGGATGGCGAGCTCTTCAGCGGCCACCCCGACTGGCGGCGACTGCTGCGCCAGCCGCCGGCGCGCCTCACGGAGGCCGAGCAGGCGTTCCTGGACGGCCCCACCGAGACCCTGTGCGGCCAGGTGGATGAGTGGGAGGTCAGCCACCAGCGTCTGGATCTGCCCCCCGCCGCCTGGGAGACCATCCGCGGCGAAGGCTTCTTCGGCCTCATCATCCCGGCCGCGCACGGCGGCAAGGGCTTCTCGGCGAGCGCCCACTCGGCCGTCGTCATGAGGCTGGCGAGCCGCAGCGCGGATCTCGGCTCCACGGTGATGGTGCCGAACTCCCTCGGCCCTGCCGAGCTGCTCATGCGCTACGGCACCGATGCCCAGCAGCGCTATTACCTGCCCCGCCTGGCACGGGGCGAGGAGATCCCCTGCTTCGCGCTCACCGGCCCCTGGGCCGGCTCGGATGCCGGCTCGCTGCCGGATACCGGCGTGGTCTGCCGCGGCGAGTGGCAGGGCGAAGAGGTGCTGGGGCTGCGCCTGAACTGGGAGAAGCGCTACATCACCCTGGGCCCGGTGGCCACCCTGCTCGGACTCGCCTTCCGCGCCTACGACCCTGACCATCTGCTGGGCGAGAGCACCGACCTCGGCATCACCCTGGCGCTGATCCCCACCGACCTCCCCGGCGTGGAGATCGGCCGCCGGCACCTGCCCCTCAACGCCGCCTTCATGAACGGACCGAACCGCGGGCGGGACGTGTTCATCCCCCTCACCCAGATCATCGGCGGCGCGGAGCGTATCGGCCAGGGCTGGCGCATGCTCATGAACTGCCTTGCCGTCGGCCGCAGCATCTCGCTGCCCGCCGGCAGCGTCGCCACGGCCAAGATGTGCGCGCTCACCACCGGCGCCTATGCCCGCATCCGGGAGCAGTTCCGGGTGCCCATTGGCGAGTTCGAGGGCGTGCAGGAGGCGCTCGCGCGGATCGCCGGCAATGCCTACGTATGCGAGGCCGCGCGTCGCGTCACCGCGGCCGCCCTGGATGCGGGGGAGGAACCCGCCGTGCTCTCGGCGGTGGTCAAGTATCACCTCACCGAGCGCCAGCGCGAATGCATCAACGATGCCATGGACGTGCACGGCGGCAAGGGCATCTGCCTCGGTCCCTCCAATTATCTCGGCCGCAGCTACCAGACCACGCCGATCAGCATTACGGTGGAAGGCTCGAACATCCTTACCCGCAACATGATGATCTTCGGCCAGGGGGCCATCCGCTGCCATCCCTTCGTGCTGAAGGAGATCGAGGCCACCGGCGACCCCGACCCGGAGCGCGGCCGTGCGAGCTTCGACCGCCTGCTGGTCGGCCACGTCGGCCACAGCCTCGGCTGCGCTCTGCGCGCGCTGCTCCTCGGCCTCAGCGGCGCGCGCCTCGCACGCGGCGCCGGCAGCGCCGACACGCGCCCCTACTTCCGCCAGCTGGAGCGCTACGCCGCGGCCTTCGCCCTGCTGGCCGATGCCAGCATGCTCGTGCTCGGCGGCGGCCTGAAGCGCCGCGAGCGGATCTCGGCCCGCCTCGGCGACATGCTGAGCCACCTCTACCTGGCCTCGGCCACGCTCAAGCGCTACGAGGACGACGGCCGGCCACGGGAGGATCTGGCCTTCGTAAGCTACGGGATCGAGCAGTCCCTCGCGCTCATCGAGCAACGCCTGGACGAGGTCATCGCCAACTTCCCCGTGCGCCCGCTGGCCTGGCTGCTGCGCGGGCTGGTGCTGCCCCTCGGCCGGCGGCGCCGTGGCCCGGATGACCGCCTCGCCGCCCGCGTCGCCCGCCTCATGATGGAGCCGGGGGAGCCCCGCGAGCGGCTCATCGACGGCGTCTACCGGCCCACGGACGCCGGCGATGCCATCGGCGCCGTGGAGCGTGCCTATGCCCTGGCCCACGAGGTCGCGCCGCTGGAGCGTCGCCTGCGCAAGGCGGTGCGCAGCGGCGAGTTGCGGGTGGCCTGGGACGAGGACGCCATCGGCGCGGGCGAGCGCGCCGGCGTGCTCGGCGCCGACGAGGCCGAGCGGCTGCGGGAGGCGGAAGCGGCCCGCCTGCGGGTCATCAGCGTCGACGACTTCGACCCGCAGGAACTGGCCCGCAGCGCTGGCTAG